The following proteins are encoded in a genomic region of Amphiura filiformis chromosome 18, Afil_fr2py, whole genome shotgun sequence:
- the LOC140140040 gene encoding uncharacterized protein codes for MTSSVHVTISKILPILLVLLALLLDKNRVSGQSLQIKFESIGEYDYMDGKAFLEGSQVHLLCDISGQIQASHTVVFKRDGVKLSSNESILVPNSPLHFFVQNNLFSTSPYRSQFKLFIYDVSKEDQGFYSCHVEDSIGNVVVDGQYTNTAAAIPRIVVLYLPNKNRYPACSVVEGTIDVKIGSKINLRCTSELGNPQVELTWKRSTSSGSNDDVVGSVSMSDDEMTYNVPPITITQESDGDIFTCFMKPNTTFFPSGLRTCDVGPLNVISDVPLPIITPLIQNAVPGDTVSFQCALPGQTNAQFSWFWDPNWVFNKSPLSPDTKTFSLRNVRSYHHLTKVYCKTLSEGVEVSVYGLIRVNGPYEAPPNTPTPSVTKPAPKPGGGGMGNGETGGSDGGNGGTNGGSSVTSPSGSNGQERTTRSKGKGVLIQAANIKIVLTCLFLIVISDVICKSL; via the coding sequence ATGACATCGTCTGTACATGTAACAATAAGCAAAATACTACCAATACtcctggttttacttgcattgcTTCTAGATAAGAACCGTGTTAGCGGACAATCTCTACAGATAAAGTTCGAAAGTATTGGAGAGTATGATTATATGGATGGAAAAGCATTCCTAGAAGGCAGCCAAGTCCATTTACTTTGCGACATAAGCGGTCAGATTCAAGCAAGCCATACTGTAGTATTCAAAAGGGATGGCGTGAAACTTTCCTCTAATGAGAGCATTCTTGTGCCAAATAgtccattgcatttttttgttcAGAACAATTTGTTTTCCACAAGCCCTTATCGCTCGCAATTTAAACTGTTCATTTATGACGTGTCAAAAGAAGATCAAGGATTTTACAGTTGTCATGTGGAAGATTCAATTGGTAATGTTGTAGTTGACGGGCAATATACAAACACAGCAGCTGCAATACCTCGAATCGTGGTGCTCTATCTACCAAATAAGAATAGATACCCAGCATGCAGCGTAGTAGAAGGCACAATCGATGTCAAGATTGGATCTAAGATCAATCTCAGATGTACGTCAGAGCTAGGAAATCCACAAGTGGAGTTAACGTGGAAGCGCAGTACCTCATCCGGAAGCAACGATGATGTCGTCGGGTCCGTGTCCATGTCTGATGATGAAATGACTTACAATGTCCCACCGATTACAATCACACAAGAAAGCGATGGTGATATCTTTACTTGTTTTATGAAACCAAACACGACATTCTTTCCAAGTGGTCTTCGCACATGCGACGTAGGCCCTTTGAATGTCATAAGCGATGTCCCGTTGCCAATCATAACACCGCTAATCCAGAACGCAGTTCCAGGAGATACTGTCAGTTTTCAATGCGCGTTACCGGGTCAAACAAATGCGCAGTTTTCGTGGTTTTGGGACCCGAATTGGGTGTTTAACAAGTCTCCGTTATCTCCAGATACAAAAACTTTCTCTCTGCGTAATGTGAGAAGCTATCACCACTTGACCAAGGTGTACTGTAAAACTCTTTCGGAAGGAGTTGAAGTTAGTGTCTATGGATTAATCCGTGTGAATGGACCCTACGAAGCACCACCGAACACCCCTACTCCGTCAGTTACCAAACCGGCCCCCAAACCAGGAGGAGGCGGCATGGGCAATGGGGAAACGGGTGGTAGCGATGGTGGCAACGGTGGTACTAACGGTGGTTCAAGTGTGACTTCACCAAGTGGGTCGAACGGACAAGAACGTACAACTCGTTCAAAAGGAAAAGGAGTTCTGATTCAAGCAGCAAATATCAAGATTGTTTTAACCTGtttatttttaattgtaatatCCGATGTAATATGTAAGAgtttatag